The Solanum dulcamara chromosome 2, daSolDulc1.2, whole genome shotgun sequence region AGAATCAAAATTCAGTTCAGAGGACCACATACATCTATCTATTTCCATTAACAATGGATTCCTCCAAGACAAAAACATCATCTTTATCAACCCCATCTAAGCATTTTTGGGTTCTTCCTTACAAAACCCAAAGTCTTGAGAGTCTTTACACTCTAGGCAAAATTTTGGGTCAAGGTCAGTTTGGAACTACCTATCTTTGTACTGAAATATCTACTTCTAATCTCTATGCTTGCAAGACTATACCAAAGAAGAAGCTCATCTGTAAGGAAGATTATGAGGATGTTTGGAGGGAGATTCAGATAATGCACCATCTATCTGAACACCCAAATGTTGTTAGAATAAAGGGTACTTATGAAAATGCTTTATATGTACATATAGTTATGGAGCTTTGTGCTGGTGGAGAGCTTTTTGATAGGATTGTTGAAAAGGGGCAATATAGTGAAAAAGAAGCTGCTAAATTGATCAAAACAATTGTTGGAGTGGTGGAAGCTTGCCATTCATTAGGAGTTATGCATAGAGATCTAAAGCCTGAGAATTTCTTGTTTCTCAGTTCTCAAGAGGATGCTGCTCTCAAGGCCACTGATTTTGGCCTTTCTGTTTTCTATAAGCCAGGTACATTCCCCTTTTTCGAGTGGAAAGCatgtcttttcttttaaatgttTGATTGTTAGCATAATCCTTCATCATAGGAATTCATGATTTTCACAAACCAATCAGTTATCAAGTAAATGGTGATTCATGATTCCTTTAAGTTTGCAGCTAGACTGAGAAACTGTGATTCTTGTAATGCTCATGATTGAAAAATACTTCTTTTCATAGGGTAGAAAGAGGACCAATTGTCACTAGTGAGACTCCTGTTATTTCACGTTTCATCAAGTGGACAGTTACCAAGGGGATTACCTACTTCTCTAATTCTTTTGATAACTGAGATGCTTCTCTAATACTAAGAACAAGCTTGAGTCTTTCTTTGTTAATGATTTGAATTATATGGAATAAAATGACGGAAGAGTAGGTATTCAGAAGTTGGTCATGTCTCAATTTGTTATTTTAAATGGGTATTCCCACTTCTTGTTTCTTCTCCTCTACTTTTGGATCTGCAGGATTTACATTATAACAGTATTTGTGTATGTACAGTTCTAGGAAGCACTTTACAGAAGCAAAATTGTTTGTATAAGTGTCCTTTTTTTAATTACTTTATTACTAGTGTTCCGATTGAATAGTACATAGCTTACCAAGTTGGTCAATGCCAGACAATCTATTTAGGGAGTGTTCTCGAACATAAAAATGATAACCGTGTCTTAAATTTGATGATGACATTTGTAACTTCAATATGTTTACTGGTTCTTCTAATCTTGGTATGAGTATCTCTTCAAATTGTCTCGTTTCATTTTGCTTTTGAATGTGATTGTTCCATTCAACTTGGTCTTGCTGAATGAAAACTTTACTTCGTTAATTTCTACGGCTAATATGTTTCTGGTGAGGTTCTGTTTTATTTCACCTTATCTAACACTTAGCTTTTGCTTTCGCTTGCTGATATCATGTTTTCAAATGTGAAAGTCCAGCAACCTTGCTGACATAATTCATTGCATCTCTTTTTTTGGGCAGTTGGTCATTACATTTGTCCTACTGAGAATTGCTGATTTTTTATTCTACTTAATGTAGGAGTACTTGACCTTTAATGGTAAAGGTAAACAGTTCTGTTCCTTGATGTTTTTATTGTTATCAGGTGAAACATTTTCTGATGTTGTTGGAAGTCCTTATTATGTTGCGCCAGAGGTTTTATGCAAGCATTATGGACCTGAATCAGATGTATGGAGTGCAGGAGTTATCTTGTACATATTACTTAGTGGTGTTCCACCTTTTTGGGCAGGTATTGTAATTGCCAGGTTCATATTTCTATGGGTGTTGAGGAGGAAATAAAGTCTGTTAGAAAGTTCGTCTTTCATGCTCATCTTATCTTATAATTCTTACTGTTTTCCTGATTCCAGAAACTGATATGGGAATATTTCGTCAGATACTGCGAGGCAAACTAGATTTAGAATCTGAACCTTGGCCTGGAATTTCAGATAGTGCAAAGGATTTGCTACGCAAAATTCTTGATAGGAATCCAAAGAGGAGGTTAACTGCCCATGAAGTTTTGTGTAGGTCCTTCTAGTTGTGAAAACTGAGACTTTTTTGGCTCTGGAAAATGCTGTTACCCTCTTACTGTCATTCTTTAAGAAGTTGCATATTTCAAAAACATGTCCACGGACTTGTTGAAACAAAGTGCTTTTACAATGAGCTTACATTTTTGTTTCCTGTGACTGTCAGGCCATCCGTGGATCGTGGATGACTCAATGACCCCTGATAAACCTCTTGATTCTGCAGTTCTTTCACGCCTCAAGCAATTCTCAGCAATGAACAAACTAAAGAAAATGGCTTTGCGTGTAAGCTCTTGAAAAGTTTGTTATCCGCTTACATGTGTCTGTATTGTGTAAACTCTCCTTGCCTGGAACAACTTTTGCCACACGGTTTTATAGTGTTTCCAAGAACTTCAGCAGTAAAGAAACTAAAATTGGATCTAGATGcagttttaaaataaaaataaaaatgcagaAAAGTAGTATAGAAGTGTAGAAATATGGGTAGAATTGAAAATTGTTTGGGGGATGAGGAGTATTGAAGAAGTATGCCACATACTAGAAGCTGTTAATGCAAATCATATTCATGAAAGATTCTTACATCCATGTTTATTGTCATTTCTACATAATGTTATAACAAATCCTTCACAAGAACAAGGTACGTACAGCAATGACCCCCCcaaacacaaaaaatgagaGCCAAGTCAAGTTTGGACATTTCTCATGTGGAGTACTGGAAGGTTTTACCTATGATATAAATTGCACAGAGTTGGTAAAATGTCGCtgccttattttatttttgtttttgtagaTTGGGTGTGCCGAAATACCATTTCTTGAAACTATTAACATGTTTATTTCTGTGGCATATCATAGTTATGCGAAAGTCTAAACTGTTCCTGTTTCTTTATCTAAACATTAAGAGCGTGAAGTATAAACACACTGAAGCCTCCTCCTTAAATGTTATGTTTGGAATGAACAAGCTCCTTTGCTTAAATGTTGGATGATGGATTGCCAGATTTTTTAACGTGAATACTCTCTGAATAAGATTCCGCCATATCAAGTCCACGGTGACTACAATTTCTATGCTAATGTGTCCCTTGGAAGTGCTGACTTTCTGATGGCTGAAGATTATGGATGGATACCTTGCTCTATTATATAATCCTCGCAGAATAGGTTGGATAGGACTTTGAATACAGTGAGTGTGGAGAGTGGTAAACTTTTTGGCAGTATGTCATGATACTGATATTGTTTCATGCTTACATATGTGTGCAATAAGTTGTTCTTTTCAGACAGCAAGTTTTATGTGCCTTTATTGATCATACATGGTCAAACTGATGTTACATCAATTGAGATTACCTGTGAGCATAGGTTGAAGTAATCAGGTCTCATCCATTCCTGTCTCAGTGTTTCTTTGTCACCTTGCCTCCTGTTagaattatattattttcaggGTCGATCGCAAAATAGTGGAAGGATCACTTAACTGGATTATGGAAAGACCAATAGAATCACATTTTACATTTGATCATTATAGAATCATTGAACGATGAAATTACTGCTAGTGCTACTGCATAAAGGAAGCAACTTCCTGTAGCAAATATCACTATTAAAGAATGTAAGTAAATGAACAATAACTACTACCATGCCACAATGATACACTAGTTGGGTTCTCTATTTGAATCCTTATATACATTCCACTCTCTATATTGTTCCACTTTTATGAGTTTATCAGATGGCGCCAAAGGATTATATACATTCCACTCTCCATATTGTTCCACTTTTATCGGATGTCCCCAAAGGGATTATATACATTCCAGTCTAGTTGAGTTCATCTTATTCCATTACTAAATAATGTCTTTTAAGACAAATTAGTAATAGTAGGATTATCTATACCTCACAGTACGGACATACAAATCTCTAAGTTTTATCTTGGGTTCCTACATCGTTTTTATCAAGTTCTGTCTCTCCTGAATATAGATACCAAATTGCGTGATCAAAAACTAATTACCACTATAGTGGTCCCTTCCCTTAGTGTAGTTGGTTTTTGTGCTTATTCAATCTTCATCTCCTTTTTTCCCTGATAAATGCCTTTCCtgttattcttattttcttatttgcTGAACCATATCTCCGTGAGACAACATGTACTCTGTTAGTCTGTATCTTATATATATTCTTGCGGTATCACTAAATAGTTCATCCTCTTGCAGTTTTACCAGaaatgtttgaatttttaataGATGCTGCAATCACACCATTTAGTTATATTTTCTTCTACTGGGTTCTATGTCCTGCTTGTTGCAATTTATTCTCGCAGTCTTggcaaatatcatttttttcttaagaaAGGGATTATGTGTAGAAACTTAAATCCTGCTGAAAGTATCTTATTTCACTTTCAGTTAATGTGTTGCCGATGATATTTGAAGTGAATCTGTGACGCAATAACCAAGATAATTTGAACTCAATGAGCTGTCCTATTTTTTGCTGAATTGTTGTTGAATGGGCCTACAGATTTTTCTTTCTGGATGAAAGTTATAATTATAATTGGGGTGCTTCTCTTTGCTAtttaaatgatatttattttgaaatgtcCAATCACTATCGATTCTAATTCAATGTTCAATGTCTTATTGAGTTATATCTTTGATTCTTGTTTTACTCATTCTCTTGTTACTTGTAGGTGATTGCCGAGAGGCTATCAGAAGAAGAAATTGGTGGCCTCAAGGAGCTATTCAAAATGTTAGACACGGACAATAGTGGAACAATAACCTTTGAGGAACTAAAAGAGGGTTTGAGGCGAGTAGGTTCAGAACTAATGGAGTCTGAGATCAAGGATCTTATGGATGCGGTAAGAATTATCCTCATTGTGTTTTTGTGTGATATGTCCACCTTCTCTTTCTTCCACTCACCCGTGCTTATGTGTGTGATAACTTTCCACTCATTTGACCACATAGATCCAACCTTGTTTTATTTAACAGGCTGACATTGACAACAATGGAACAATAGACTATGGGGAGTTTATTGCTGCTACTGTTCATTTGAACAAATTGGAAAGAGAAGAGAATCTATTATCAGCATTCTCTTTCTTTGACAAAGATGGTAGTGGATACATAACTATCGAGGAACTTCAGCAAGCCTGCAAAGAATTTGGTCTAAGTGAGCTCAAtcttgatgaaataattaaagatattgatCAAGATAATGTAAGTtctattttcttatgttttgtATATCATGCACATATATAAGGAGTAAGGGTTGATTAAGTTTCATAATGTCCACCAATTTATTAAAAGACATCCAAAGGGGTTTATGAAGATCTTGCGCGGCTCTATCGATTGTCTTGAGGGTCGGATGCTCTCAGCCTTTCACGTGATATAAAAGTCAACCTTTTGCAAGCTCATTTTCACACCCATAAATACACATCAAAAGTCTACTGGGGAACCCCAGATCCACTCAGGCGTGTTGAGTTAATAGTGTCCAACATCCAGGAGTGTTTATAAAGGTGTCAATTTGCTTCATCGCAATCCATGCTGAAAAAGATTGTCAATGGTCAAAAGTGATGCCTGGTACTAttacaacccccccccccccccccccccaattgcAAAAAGGAAGGAGAAGCCTAGTCTCATTTTGTGCTGCCTGTACCAATGCTGAAGACAACTTTACTGATTTACACTTTATTTAGTAACATAAGAATCTGTCATGTACCAGTATAGGGAATGGTATTTGCATTGGTTTATGTTCAGCTAAATAGGCTGTAGTTCTATCTCTCTCTTTAAAGgtttaattttttgtttgaaTTCCTATCAGGTGTTAACTTAGATGTTCAATGATTAGATGAGTTCAGTTCATTTCTCAATTTCCAACTCAATTTCTGTCCAACTTGTCTTCTGTCTTCTCTTAATTCTTGTAAAGATATGGCACTTGGGcttaactcaaccccaaaagctagctcatgaggggAGTATTcccaagtccatataaggagACCACCAGTCCATTCCTCAATCAATGTGGGACTTTTTACCCACTCtaacccccccccctcccctTCACACCCGCGTGGACCGGGAGCCCAAACGGAGATAGACCTGgttctgataccatgttaagaTATGACACCTAGGCCTAACTCAACTCCAAAAGCTAGCtctaaggggggggggggggtttgaGGATTGCCCTAGTCCATATAAGCAGACCACCAGTCCATTCCTCAACCAATGTGGACTTTTACCCACTCTAACAATTCTTAATGTTTGTTCCTGTGTTTTCCCCACTAAAAGAGCTTACAAATTGCAGGATGGACAGATAGACTATGGGGAATTTTCTGCAATGATGAGGAAAGGCACCGGCGGAGGCGTTGGAAGGAGGACCATAAGAAACACTTTGAATTTAGGAGAAGCACTTGGACTCGTACAGAGTGAAGAAAACGTATGACCCACAAACGTGAACTTTCTAATTTCTTTTGCCATGAAAATCCAATTACATGACATTTACTGCTACAAGGCTTAGGTGTTGAACTTGATCCCTTCCCTTGCTTTATTGATGGCTGTTTCTTTTACCTTTATTTGTCCAAGCTTAGAAcaattttcttctaaatctgCTTTAATTTTCGATCGTTCAAAGTCTCATTGGACGGTGATTTTTAAATACCTGAATACTGTGGAACCTATACTGCTATAGAAATTGACGTCACGCCTCAAGAAAAGAGTATCAGTCTCAACCATATTATCCCTTTCTTCCTCAAATCAACAATGACAGCATTAATTGCCTTCCCAACCTGTAATACTTTGGCTTCAAGTTCGATTTCCTCCTGATTATGTAAGATAGACAATGATTGAGGATGTTGCATTGTATCCTCCCTTTGAAAATTAGAGAATGTTGATTCTAACCATACAGAAAATACAGGCCTTAAAATGGAATAATATATGCAAAAGCAGATCAGCAACTACTAGATTTGGCTATAACAAGTCATCTTAGGAGTTTTAGCAAGTAAACACAAAAAAATTGGTTTATAACCAATCTACCAAAAAGGAAGGATGAGATTCAGCAAGCACATTAATACAAGAAACAAAGTCAAAGTCCCCTGCTTGGTGTAACGTCTTGCGGCTGAAATGAGGAAAGCACCTCCTATTTCTAATATATTTGACAGCCCATCGCAAATTATAAATTCATTACTTGTATTTATGTTGCAACTAATAACACTAAGGTTGAGTGCTTTAAGTTGCAGGTAGTTTCAGCTCATAGTACTGCTTTACATTCAAGATATCAGGCTGAATAATAGTCTCTTGAAGTCTACTAGACTATCACTTCTGCTTAATTTGTAAATTTTATATGCCTGATGAAGTCCCTTGAAGATGGAATTAACATTCTACAAGAAGATTAAAGCCAAAGCTTCTATATCAAAACTGTTGAACTGACCATTGATGAAGTCCATGCTCAATATAGTGTTGAATACCAACTTGCTTGATTGTTTTTTCCCTGATCGAATcttaaatttcaaaatcaatGCTGTGCATGTTTTTATCTTATAGAAGCAAAAACCAGAACACACTTATTGCTCAAGTTTGTGGCATTGCTAATTATGACCAGAACATGTACACATATTACTCAAGACTTGAAAGTGACCTTCAACAGCATTCATATTAATTAAGTTATTGCTCATAACACTCTGCTAACTATACTTAATGCAGTTGAAGAAGCTATATATGGAAATAAAACTGTATGTATACCAAAGACCTTCACATGAAATAAGGGCCATACATGATACATCCCATCAGTGATATTCAACACTATATTGCTGTCTTAAAGTTTATAATGAAATTAAGATAATCATACTCATTTTCCCATAAATTAAGCTCTCTTTTACTATGGAAAAAGATATTACATCCCCTAATACGTACATCTCTAAGATAAAATAGGACCCAATCACTAGCAAATCTAGCAGAATACTTGAACAGAAGAGCCAAATTCTCTCTCTTTTACTATAGAAAAAGATATTACATCCCCTAATAAATACATTTCTAAGATAAAATAGGACCCAATCACTAGCAAATCTAGCAGAATACTTGAACAGAAGAGCCAAATTCTCTCTCTTACTATGGAAAAAGATATTACATCCCCTAATAAATACATTTCTAAGATAAAATAGGACCCAATCACTAGCAAATCTAGCAGAATACTTGAACAGAAGAGCCAAATTCACTACCACAAGCTTCTCTTACTTTGATACCAGCTATCCAATGTTGAGAATCGATGTAGGATAGATAATCTTACCTCGAAGGTGGTAGTCCAATCCAGCTTTGAATATATCTATATATGTCGTCCTCGTCTTCTTCAGGTCTCTTCTCCCAGCTCCGGCTACATCTATCTGCTACCTTCTCTCCTTCATCTATTTGAACTTTATGAATGGATATATCTTTAAAAAGTTCTCAAGTACATACAATATCCTGTTATAGTAAGCACTAGCAAACTCCATTCCTTCATTGCTGCTTCTCTTCCTCAGACATTAATTAATACAGTTTGATGCTTGTCTTGAAGTATATGTCGTTTATACAGTTTTTACTTTGTTAATACCATCCATTTAATGGGTATTTCAAGAGTAATATTCATAAAAATAGATATGCCTATATATATAACGCTTCAGATAAAGCTATGGATGTCTTTTGTGTACAAAGAGTTGGTGTTGTAATGTCAAGTTTCAACGGTTATAGACTCAACCTCAGGTAATGAAGTTCAAAAAGAGTATATCAATGGATAAGTTGTTGTGTATCAATGTATATGTGCTATAAAATGTACAGTATTGCTATGTTTTGTAATTATTAAAAGAGTGCCGCTATATAATGCAATTTTGAAGCCTAATTAGGCAAATATTCCTCAACAAAACAAAGTATACGGAGTATTGGCCTGTGGCCCAACTCTTATCAGCAATCGAATTTGATTGTGGTGCTTTTGAGTCTTACCATCGTTCTAAAACAATGGCATTTACACTTCCAAGAATGTTCACCTCCTCCATATTACAAAATACAAAACCTCAAGGCATTTACTATCCACAAATATATAATGATACTACTAATTTGCTAAGGAAATGGTACGCAATAGCCTGACAAGAAT contains the following coding sequences:
- the LOC129881189 gene encoding calcium-dependent protein kinase SK5-like, coding for MDSSKTKTSSLSTPSKHFWVLPYKTQSLESLYTLGKILGQGQFGTTYLCTEISTSNLYACKTIPKKKLICKEDYEDVWREIQIMHHLSEHPNVVRIKGTYENALYVHIVMELCAGGELFDRIVEKGQYSEKEAAKLIKTIVGVVEACHSLGVMHRDLKPENFLFLSSQEDAALKATDFGLSVFYKPGETFSDVVGSPYYVAPEVLCKHYGPESDVWSAGVILYILLSGVPPFWAETDMGIFRQILRGKLDLESEPWPGISDSAKDLLRKILDRNPKRRLTAHEVLCHPWIVDDSMTPDKPLDSAVLSRLKQFSAMNKLKKMALRVIAERLSEEEIGGLKELFKMLDTDNSGTITFEELKEGLRRVGSELMESEIKDLMDAADIDNNGTIDYGEFIAATVHLNKLEREENLLSAFSFFDKDGSGYITIEELQQACKEFGLSELNLDEIIKDIDQDNDGQIDYGEFSAMMRKGTGGGVGRRTIRNTLNLGEALGLVQSEENV